Proteins co-encoded in one Kribbella qitaiheensis genomic window:
- a CDS encoding UvrD-helicase domain-containing protein: MEAFDLLGELPTGTIVLEASAGTGKTYALAGLVTRFVAEGRARLDEMLLITFGRAASQELRERVRSQLLQAELALADPDRWRDDQGLLGHLVQGSADDIAVRHLRLRDALANFDAATIATTHQFCQLVLRSLGVAGDTDAGVTLVDDLRALVTEVVDDLYLNLFGGSADKPPITRGTALEIALKAVANPHTRLVPEKYAEASPEGVRVEFAQAVRAELERRKRRLGILGYDDLLTRLAAALEEPDAPARLRMQRRWSVVMVDEFQDTDPVQWKVIDAAFNGHSTLVLIGDPKQAIYAFRGGDIATYLAAAATAGQRRTLGTNWRSDQPLVDCLQVVLGGARLGHQDIVVHPVAAHHQGSRLTGAPSDAPFRLRVARREQFGSSRRKSIPMDDLRDHIARDLAGDISRLLAADATYAGQPFRAGDIAVIVETHKDARVCREELARAGIPAVYSGDLDIFASQAAQDWLRLLEAFEQPHRSGLVRAAATTMFFGETATSLYAGGEELTDRTGQTLRAWADRLRTSGVAAVFEAAQVNGMTERVLAWRNGERDMTDLAHLAELLHETAHREGFGLPALLDWLREECAGRGRTTERTRRLDSDAAAVQIMTVWVSKGLQYPVVYLPFAFNRHVVEDTELILFHEDGERCLDLGGKGHRGHKANQRQWRAEEAGDDIRLTYVALTRAQSQVVAWWAPSWDEVNGGISRLLRTRKQGEPVVPDTLERAASDDDVLVWLRRWQQAGGPVIEESLIAEHVEPVPEELPGGLAVGTFSREVDIAWRRTSYSGLIRAADQQASGVVSEQEESQLEDESVDPVPAPGAAQTDALPSPMDGLPAGATFGSLVHAVLEEADPQSPDLHAELAGRVREQLRFWRVDVTPDALATAMLPLHSTPLGPLVPGLTLGDLGRADRLRELDFEIPLAGGDHAVATDVQLAQLAPLLRTHLSADDPLLAYADRLEQPLLGRQSLRGYLSGSIDVVLRVPHGGSHRFVVVDYKTNRLGDPEEPATSAEYGQDQLGAAMLHSDYPLQAMLYSVVLHRYLRWRLPDYDPEVHLGGVIYLYLRGMCGPDTPLVDGHPAGVFSWPMPAALVLALSDLLDGRAT; this comes from the coding sequence ATGGAGGCCTTCGACCTGCTCGGTGAACTGCCGACGGGAACCATCGTGCTGGAGGCGAGTGCCGGCACGGGCAAGACCTATGCCCTGGCCGGGCTGGTCACCCGCTTCGTGGCGGAGGGCCGGGCCAGGCTCGACGAGATGCTGCTGATCACCTTCGGCCGCGCGGCCAGCCAGGAACTCCGCGAACGCGTGCGCTCACAACTGTTGCAAGCCGAGCTCGCACTGGCCGATCCCGACCGTTGGCGTGACGACCAGGGTCTACTCGGCCACCTCGTCCAGGGCAGCGCCGACGACATCGCCGTACGGCACTTGCGCCTTCGCGACGCCTTGGCCAACTTCGATGCGGCCACCATCGCCACGACGCACCAGTTCTGCCAGCTCGTACTGCGCTCGCTCGGCGTCGCAGGTGACACCGACGCAGGGGTCACCCTGGTCGACGACCTGAGGGCGCTCGTCACCGAGGTGGTCGACGACCTGTATCTCAATCTCTTCGGGGGTTCGGCGGACAAGCCGCCCATCACGCGCGGCACCGCTCTCGAGATCGCCCTCAAAGCGGTCGCCAACCCGCACACCCGGCTGGTACCCGAGAAGTACGCCGAGGCCTCACCCGAGGGCGTCCGCGTCGAGTTCGCGCAAGCCGTCCGGGCCGAGCTGGAGCGGCGCAAACGCCGTCTCGGCATTCTCGGCTACGACGACCTGCTCACCCGTCTCGCCGCTGCCCTGGAAGAACCCGACGCCCCGGCCCGACTGCGGATGCAGCGTCGCTGGTCGGTGGTGATGGTCGACGAGTTCCAGGACACCGATCCGGTGCAGTGGAAGGTGATCGACGCCGCGTTCAACGGTCACAGCACCCTGGTGCTGATCGGCGACCCCAAACAGGCCATCTATGCCTTCCGCGGTGGTGACATCGCGACGTACCTCGCGGCCGCCGCGACCGCGGGCCAAAGGCGCACCCTCGGTACCAACTGGCGCAGCGACCAGCCGCTGGTCGACTGCCTGCAGGTCGTGCTGGGCGGCGCCCGACTTGGCCATCAGGACATCGTCGTTCACCCGGTCGCCGCCCACCACCAGGGCAGCCGGCTCACCGGAGCGCCGTCGGACGCGCCTTTCCGGCTCCGGGTCGCGCGACGGGAGCAGTTCGGCTCGAGCAGGCGCAAGAGCATCCCGATGGATGATCTTCGCGACCACATCGCTCGCGATCTGGCCGGCGACATCAGCCGTCTACTGGCCGCCGACGCGACGTACGCCGGTCAACCGTTCCGCGCCGGTGACATCGCGGTGATCGTCGAGACGCACAAGGACGCGCGGGTGTGCCGGGAGGAACTCGCCCGGGCGGGCATCCCGGCCGTCTACTCCGGTGACCTCGACATCTTCGCGTCGCAGGCCGCCCAGGACTGGCTTCGCCTGCTCGAGGCATTCGAGCAACCGCATCGATCCGGCCTGGTCCGGGCCGCGGCCACCACGATGTTCTTCGGCGAGACCGCGACGAGCTTGTACGCCGGCGGCGAGGAGCTCACCGACCGGACTGGGCAGACCTTGCGGGCCTGGGCAGACCGCCTGCGAACCAGTGGAGTGGCGGCGGTCTTCGAGGCAGCGCAGGTCAATGGCATGACCGAGCGCGTACTGGCTTGGCGCAACGGCGAGCGGGACATGACCGACCTCGCGCATCTGGCAGAGCTGCTGCACGAGACCGCGCATCGGGAAGGGTTCGGGCTGCCTGCCCTGCTCGACTGGCTACGCGAGGAGTGCGCCGGCCGGGGCCGCACGACGGAGCGAACCCGTCGGCTCGACAGCGACGCCGCCGCCGTACAGATCATGACTGTGTGGGTCAGCAAGGGCCTGCAGTACCCGGTCGTCTATCTGCCCTTCGCGTTCAACCGTCACGTCGTCGAGGACACCGAGCTGATTCTCTTCCACGAGGACGGCGAGCGGTGTCTCGACCTCGGCGGCAAGGGGCACCGTGGCCACAAAGCCAACCAGCGACAGTGGCGGGCCGAGGAGGCCGGTGACGACATCCGGCTGACCTATGTCGCGCTGACCCGTGCCCAGTCACAGGTCGTGGCCTGGTGGGCGCCGTCGTGGGACGAGGTCAACGGAGGAATCTCCCGGCTGCTGCGCACCCGCAAGCAGGGCGAACCGGTCGTGCCCGACACCCTGGAAAGAGCAGCGTCCGACGACGATGTACTGGTCTGGCTGCGGCGCTGGCAGCAGGCCGGCGGCCCCGTGATCGAGGAATCGCTGATCGCAGAGCATGTCGAGCCCGTACCTGAGGAGTTGCCCGGCGGACTCGCGGTCGGAACCTTCTCCCGTGAGGTCGACATCGCCTGGCGCCGTACGTCGTACTCGGGACTGATCCGGGCGGCTGACCAGCAGGCGAGCGGTGTGGTCAGCGAGCAGGAGGAAAGCCAACTGGAGGACGAGTCTGTAGATCCGGTACCAGCACCTGGGGCCGCTCAGACCGATGCACTGCCGTCTCCGATGGACGGTCTGCCGGCGGGAGCCACGTTCGGATCACTCGTGCATGCCGTGCTCGAAGAGGCGGACCCCCAATCGCCCGATCTGCACGCCGAGCTGGCCGGAAGGGTCCGCGAGCAGTTGCGATTCTGGCGAGTCGACGTGACCCCCGATGCGCTGGCCACGGCGATGCTGCCACTTCACAGCACCCCCCTCGGTCCGCTCGTTCCGGGGCTGACCCTGGGCGATCTGGGCCGAGCCGACCGGCTCCGAGAGCTCGACTTCGAGATCCCGTTGGCCGGGGGCGATCACGCGGTGGCGACCGACGTACAGCTGGCCCAGTTGGCGCCGCTGCTGCGCACCCACCTGTCAGCCGACGACCCGCTCCTTGCGTACGCCGACCGGCTCGAACAGCCACTGCTCGGCCGACAGAGCCTGCGAGGCTACCTGTCCGGGTCGATCGACGTCGTACTGCGTGTCCCTCATGGCGGGAGCCATCGGTTCGTGGTGGTCGACTACAAGACCAACCGGCTCGGCGATCCAGAGGAACCCGCCACCTCCGCGGAGTACGGGCAGGATCAGCTGGGCGCCGCGATGCTGCACTCCGACTATCCCTTGCAGGCGATGCTCTACTCGGTGGTGCTGCACCGATACCTCCGCTGGCGGCTCCCGGACTATGACCCCGAAGTACATCTCGGTGGGGTGATCTACCTCTATCTGCGCGGCATGTGCGGACCGGACACACCTCTGGTAGATGGGCACCCAGCAGGGGTGTTCAGTTGGCCGATGCCCGCGGCACTAGTGCTGGCACTGTCCGATCTGCTCGATGGGAGGGCGACATGA